AATAATCGCCTGCGCAAAAACTATCGCATCCTTGAAGCACTCAATACCAAAGACAAAACCAAGGTGACCAAGGAGAAATTATTGCGTGCGGGATTTAACTTCGAGTACTTTACAAGTATTTATACCACTAAAGCAGGAAAGGTCTATTACTATTTATACGATCAAGGGTATTTGGATCTTGAGAACGACTTCGATGAATATTTAATTGTGAAAAAGGAAAGGAAATAATTCCTATTTCCAGGTTTGTCCCTTCAATTTTAAAGCTGCTTTTAATACGTCCTTCTGACTAATAAGCCCTACTAGTTTTCCATTTTCAACGATTGGAAACCGGCGGTGTTTAGATTCTAAAAATTTATTGGCAGCGTCGAACACATTCATATTGCCATCGATGGTTTCTACATTTTTTGCCATGTGCTGTTCCACTTTTACATCTTCCATTGGATGGTTGTAATAACGGCTTTCGCTAATTTGTTTCATACAATCCCCTTCCGAAATAATTCCAACCAATTCATATTGATCATTTACAACGGGAGCCCCTGATATCTTCTTTTTTATAAGTGTTTCCATGACTTCCAGTACAGACTGGTCTGAGCGAAACGTGGTTAAATTTCTACTCATATAATCTGAAACTTTGATATTCTCATTACTACCTTTGCTTGGCTTAACGCGCTTACCCATAAAGCTTTTAATTCCCATATTTTTGATTTTTAAGTCGTTCTAAGATAGGTAATTTTGAAACAAGTTCCTTTCAAATTATTCTGAAGGCATTAAAACAGCGCGTAAAATTGTACTTTTAGAAATAGAAACAACCCATCCATGAAAAAATTTAGTGCAATTATCTCCTTACTACTAATTGTAGGTCTCATTTATTATAGCTTTTACAGCTTAATGCCTTCATCCGGGACTCCCGCGACAATTCCTGCAACCGAGTTTTCAACCGAAAGAGCCTTGGTTCCATTGAAGGAAATTAGCAAAGCCCCTCATTATCTGGGCTCAGAAGAACACGAAAGAGTACGTCAATATTTAGTGGCCCAATTAGAAAGTTTGGGATTAGAAGTGCAAACACAAGAAGCCTATGTTTTGCAAGAAGATTGGCAAAATCTGGATCGACCTAAAAATATAATAGCAAAAATAAAAGGAACAGAAACCGGGAAGGCGCTACTTCTGCTTTCACATTATGACAGCGCAAAAGTACCATCTCCGGGAGCCAGCGATGCGGGAAGTGGAATTGTAACTATTTTGGAAAGTTTTCGTGCCTATTTGGCAAGTGAAAAAACTCCTAAAAACGATATTATTATACTGTTCACAGACGGGGAAGAACTGGGTCTGGACGGTGCCAAACTCTTTGTGAATGAGCATCCATGGGCAAAAAATGTTGGATTAGCTCTAAATTTTGAAGCCCGTGGAAGCGGTGGTCCCAGCAACATGATTTTAGAAACCAATCAAGGAAACGCAAACCTTGTAAAAGCTTTTTCTGAAGCAAATCCCAGATATCCCGTGGCTTCTTCACTCATGTACAGTATCTATAAAATGCTCCCCAACGATACCGATTCAACAGTTTTTAGAGAAGACGGAGACATTGACAGTTTCTTTTTTGCCTTTATAGACGATCATTTCGACTACCATACTGCAAATGATAATTTTGAGAATTTAGACCGAAATACCCTGCAGCATCAAGGAAGTTATTTGCTTCCCTTGCTACATTATTTTGCAGATGCCGATCTTTCTAAACTCAAAGCTGAAGAAGATTATGTGTATGTAAATTTCCCGGTTGTAAAAATGATAAGCTACCCCTTTTCCTGGATTGTGTGGATGCTGCTTCTTGCCATAGTTGTTTTTATTGTGTTGCTAATCTATGGGATTTCTA
This genomic stretch from Ulvibacter sp. MAR_2010_11 harbors:
- a CDS encoding CBS domain-containing protein, which encodes MGIKSFMGKRVKPSKGSNENIKVSDYMSRNLTTFRSDQSVLEVMETLIKKKISGAPVVNDQYELVGIISEGDCMKQISESRYYNHPMEDVKVEQHMAKNVETIDGNMNVFDAANKFLESKHRRFPIVENGKLVGLISQKDVLKAALKLKGQTWK